The Halalkalibacter krulwichiae genome has a segment encoding these proteins:
- a CDS encoding DUF1538 domain-containing protein — MQNIKDTVKEVVYAIMPLSFVVVILQFTVIGMPMEMFIQFLIGVVMVSIGLILFLLGVHIGLLPIGEMIGAALPRMGKVWLVVFFGLLLGFVATVAEPDVRVLAIQVDLVSNGIVSSNVLIYTVALGVAIFVGLAMLRIMLNIPITYLLVGGYAIVFLLAAFTPSHFVPISFDAGGVTTGPMTVPFILALGVGVASVLRGKSASSDGFGLVALASIGPIIAVLVLGVIYG, encoded by the coding sequence ATGCAAAATATTAAGGATACGGTGAAAGAAGTTGTTTATGCCATTATGCCCCTTTCATTCGTTGTTGTGATCCTGCAATTCACGGTGATTGGAATGCCAATGGAGATGTTTATTCAATTCCTTATTGGTGTTGTAATGGTTTCAATTGGCTTAATATTATTTTTATTAGGTGTACATATTGGGTTATTGCCAATTGGAGAGATGATTGGGGCTGCGCTGCCACGAATGGGAAAGGTGTGGTTGGTTGTCTTTTTTGGCTTATTGCTCGGGTTTGTTGCGACGGTTGCTGAGCCAGATGTGAGAGTGTTGGCGATCCAAGTAGACTTAGTTTCTAACGGGATTGTATCAAGCAATGTGTTAATTTATACGGTTGCATTAGGGGTTGCCATTTTTGTTGGATTGGCGATGCTACGAATCATGTTAAACATCCCAATCACTTATCTGTTAGTAGGTGGCTATGCAATTGTTTTTCTATTGGCTGCTTTTACCCCTTCTCACTTTGTTCCGATTTCCTTTGATGCAGGTGGGGTTACAACGGGGCCGATGACGGTACCATTTATTCTTGCTCTTGGAGTAGGAGTGGCATCTGTTCTAAGAGGTAAGTCGGCTTCATCGGATGGCTTTGGTTTAGTGGCATTAGCGTCGATTGGGCCTATTATCGCCGTATTAGTGTTAGGGGTGATTTACGGATGA
- a CDS encoding YitT family protein — MNKLLDYISITIGSIIVAVGLELILAPNGLVDGGVTAIAIMVNALVQVPIFVVFVLLNVPALLIAGKYMGKKFIIRTIYANIITSISLIYFGPFPAITSSEVLIVLYGGLLLGVGIGLVVKSGGAIDGSEMIAIWINKKYDIAISKFLLLVNAVILSMAAYVFSLEKAMFSIAVFFIVSKTIDFILDGINQGKSVMIIASEPDKIGQQLIEELGMSITYLQGTGGFSGEESKIIYCITDRFMYPKLKELVLSIDPTAILEASFVTETTGIKRKSILNQ, encoded by the coding sequence TTGAATAAATTGTTAGACTACATATCTATCACAATAGGGTCAATTATTGTAGCAGTGGGGCTTGAGTTAATTTTGGCTCCCAATGGGTTAGTCGATGGTGGCGTTACGGCTATTGCCATAATGGTGAATGCATTAGTTCAAGTACCGATATTTGTTGTATTTGTTTTGCTTAACGTGCCAGCCTTACTCATTGCTGGGAAATATATGGGTAAAAAATTTATCATTCGAACAATATACGCAAATATCATTACGTCTATTTCATTAATCTATTTCGGTCCATTCCCTGCAATTACGTCATCAGAAGTGTTGATTGTCTTATATGGCGGTTTATTGTTGGGGGTAGGGATTGGGCTTGTTGTAAAGTCAGGTGGAGCAATAGATGGGTCAGAGATGATTGCGATTTGGATTAATAAAAAATATGATATTGCCATTAGTAAATTCTTATTATTAGTGAATGCCGTTATTTTATCAATGGCGGCTTATGTGTTTTCTCTAGAAAAAGCGATGTTCTCCATTGCTGTCTTTTTCATTGTATCTAAAACAATTGATTTCATTTTAGACGGCATTAACCAAGGGAAGTCTGTCATGATCATAGCGAGTGAGCCAGATAAAATTGGGCAACAGTTGATAGAGGAATTAGGGATGTCAATTACCTACCTACAGGGAACAGGTGGTTTTTCAGGAGAGGAATCAAAGATCATATATTGTATTACGGATCGATTTATGTATCCGAAACTAAAGGAATTGGTTCTCTCCATTGATCCTACAGCTATACTAGAAGCATCATTTGTTACAGAAACAACAGGGATAAAGAGGAAATCTATCTTAAACCAATAG
- a CDS encoding P-II family nitrogen regulator, translating into MNAHLNLTHKLLVTIVKKGVASKVVKASKQAGAEGGTIVYGKGSGIHETKKFLGISVEPEKEMILTLIPKEKVDHVLKAVEQAGKLDRPGNGVGFVIDVKRIAGIVHLLNLQNYISEQQGVPMDNKVSYDLIVTIINKGYSERVVEASKKAGAEGGTVLYGRGTGIHEQAKLFNIAIEPEKELVLTLIDRDKTDDVLEMIMEHAELNKPGKGIAFVLEVERTIGINHLLNRMVNQSIGDNN; encoded by the coding sequence ATGAACGCACATTTGAATCTGACTCATAAACTATTGGTTACGATTGTCAAAAAAGGAGTGGCATCTAAAGTAGTAAAAGCATCAAAGCAAGCAGGTGCAGAAGGAGGAACAATCGTATATGGAAAAGGATCGGGCATTCATGAGACAAAGAAATTTCTAGGGATTAGTGTAGAGCCGGAAAAAGAAATGATTTTAACATTAATTCCAAAGGAAAAAGTTGACCATGTGCTTAAAGCAGTTGAGCAAGCTGGAAAGCTAGATAGACCTGGAAATGGTGTAGGGTTTGTTATTGATGTGAAAAGGATTGCAGGGATTGTGCATCTTCTTAATTTACAGAACTATATCAGTGAGCAACAAGGGGTTCCAATGGATAATAAAGTTTCATACGATTTGATTGTTACAATTATTAATAAAGGATATTCAGAAAGAGTTGTAGAAGCTTCCAAAAAGGCCGGGGCAGAAGGAGGAACGGTTTTGTATGGAAGAGGTACTGGCATTCATGAACAGGCAAAGCTTTTTAATATTGCAATTGAGCCTGAAAAGGAACTAGTGCTCACATTAATCGATCGTGATAAGACTGATGATGTATTAGAAATGATCATGGAGCATGCAGAATTGAACAAACCAGGAAAAGGGATTGCTTTTGTGTTAGAAGTAGAAAGGACGATAGGGATTAACCATTTATTAAATAGAATGGTGAATCAAAGTATTGGTGATAATAATTAA
- the nirB gene encoding nitrite reductase large subunit NirB, whose product MKKQKVVLIGNGMAGINCIEQLVSRQPNTFEITVFGREPHYNYNRILLSTVLQGATRIEDITINGKSWYEEHNIKLYTGETVINIDQQEKIVVTDQNREVSFDKLIIATGSNPFVLPIRGSDKKGVLNFRTIEDCKKMIEISKKKKKAVVIGGGLLGLEAARGLLNLGMEVDVVHIAKHIMERQLDPIASKMLQAELEKQGMNFLLEKATEEIIGGVSVEGIRFKDGSKVEADAIVMAVGVRPNIQLAKESGIETNRGIMVNDFLQTNKPDIYAVGECVEHRGIVYGLVKPLYEQGKVLAAHLCEEATDGYHGSTLSTQLKISGVDVFSVGNFIGDETTKIVTHYDQLAGIYKKIVLKDEKVVGSILFGDTKSGNKLLDMTIKQKVITDEEKAVLLQPSDINGSPVAVMEQTDLICNCNGVTKGTIIEACQLKGLTTIDEVKKCTKASSACGGCKPLVTDLLSYIQSDDFDEVVEKETLCSCTDLTDEEIVSQMQLQNLRSINEVMKELNWLSESGCPTCLPALQYYLQMIDPEESKETVRNEKGYATINDDGTYSLTPQLYGGLTSADELRKIADVVERFQVPRVELTRGQRLMLTGIQERDLHSIYLALELPFTSNNLYKVQSVHTCNLALCSCDKRQALDLAIEIEKSTDYLLTPYWVQIGISACLHNGADSTTKDVGVIKVNRGWEIYVGGSSERNVREGQLLCIAETDREVYEVVIGFIQYYRETAKFKERSWEWVDRVNLLHIREVLFDRDLRWQLLSRIEEDAFQHKKVLTNNF is encoded by the coding sequence ATGAAGAAACAAAAGGTAGTTTTAATTGGAAACGGTATGGCAGGAATCAATTGCATTGAACAACTAGTAAGTAGGCAGCCAAATACGTTCGAAATAACAGTGTTTGGGCGTGAGCCACATTACAATTATAACCGAATCCTATTATCAACTGTATTACAGGGAGCTACAAGGATAGAAGATATTACGATAAACGGGAAGTCCTGGTATGAAGAACATAATATTAAGTTGTACACAGGAGAAACGGTAATCAATATTGACCAACAAGAAAAGATCGTCGTAACGGATCAAAATAGGGAAGTTTCGTTTGATAAATTAATTATTGCAACAGGTTCCAACCCGTTTGTATTGCCAATACGAGGTTCTGATAAAAAAGGCGTGCTTAACTTTCGGACGATAGAAGATTGCAAAAAGATGATTGAAATTTCAAAAAAGAAGAAAAAAGCTGTTGTTATTGGTGGTGGATTATTAGGTTTGGAAGCTGCAAGGGGGCTATTAAATCTTGGGATGGAAGTGGATGTTGTTCATATTGCTAAACATATAATGGAGAGGCAATTGGATCCAATCGCTTCTAAAATGCTCCAAGCAGAATTAGAAAAGCAGGGTATGAATTTTTTACTAGAAAAGGCAACGGAAGAAATTATCGGTGGAGTTTCTGTTGAAGGAATTCGCTTTAAAGATGGATCGAAAGTAGAGGCAGATGCCATCGTCATGGCAGTAGGAGTTAGACCTAACATACAACTAGCAAAGGAAAGTGGGATTGAAACAAACAGAGGGATTATGGTGAATGACTTCTTACAAACAAATAAACCCGATATATACGCAGTTGGGGAATGTGTCGAGCATCGAGGAATTGTTTATGGACTCGTTAAGCCGTTGTATGAGCAAGGGAAAGTATTAGCAGCTCATCTTTGTGAGGAAGCAACAGATGGCTATCATGGCTCAACTCTCTCAACCCAATTAAAAATATCTGGTGTTGATGTTTTTTCAGTCGGCAACTTTATCGGCGATGAAACAACAAAAATTGTAACGCACTATGACCAATTAGCGGGTATCTATAAGAAAATTGTTTTAAAAGATGAGAAAGTAGTAGGTTCTATTTTATTTGGTGATACAAAATCAGGAAATAAGTTGTTAGATATGACTATTAAACAAAAGGTGATTACAGATGAAGAGAAAGCGGTGCTTTTACAACCGTCAGACATAAATGGTTCTCCGGTTGCTGTAATGGAGCAAACAGATCTGATTTGTAATTGCAACGGTGTGACAAAAGGAACCATTATAGAAGCCTGTCAGCTTAAAGGGTTAACAACCATTGATGAGGTGAAAAAATGTACAAAGGCTTCTAGCGCATGTGGAGGGTGTAAGCCGTTAGTTACTGATTTATTATCTTACATTCAGAGTGATGACTTTGATGAAGTGGTTGAGAAGGAAACTTTGTGTTCTTGTACAGATTTAACAGATGAGGAAATTGTCTCACAAATGCAGTTGCAGAATTTGAGATCAATAAATGAAGTAATGAAAGAACTGAATTGGTTAAGCGAAAGTGGCTGTCCAACTTGTTTACCTGCCTTGCAATATTACTTACAAATGATTGATCCTGAGGAAAGCAAAGAAACCGTAAGGAATGAAAAGGGGTACGCTACCATTAACGATGATGGAACTTACTCACTAACTCCACAATTATATGGAGGGCTAACAAGTGCAGATGAACTTCGGAAGATTGCTGATGTGGTTGAACGTTTTCAGGTTCCGAGAGTTGAGTTAACTAGGGGACAAAGACTGATGCTCACGGGCATCCAGGAACGGGATCTTCATTCTATCTATCTAGCATTGGAGCTTCCATTTACAAGTAACAATCTTTATAAAGTTCAAAGTGTTCATACGTGCAACTTAGCTCTTTGTTCATGTGATAAGCGACAAGCGCTTGATTTAGCAATTGAGATTGAAAAAAGTACCGATTATCTACTGACGCCATACTGGGTACAAATAGGAATTTCAGCGTGTTTGCATAACGGTGCTGATTCAACAACAAAAGACGTTGGTGTAATAAAGGTTAATCGTGGATGGGAGATTTATGTAGGAGGAAGTAGCGAACGTAATGTTCGTGAAGGTCAATTGCTTTGTATCGCAGAAACAGACCGTGAAGTCTATGAAGTTGTTATTGGTTTTATACAATACTATCGCGAAACGGCAAAGTTTAAAGAAAGATCTTGGGAATGGGTTGATCGCGTCAATCTTCTTCATATACGAGAAGTATTATTTGATCGAGATCTAAGGTGGCAACTATTAAGTCGAATAGAAGAAGATGCTTTTCAACATAAGAAGGTTTTGACTAATAATTTCTAA
- a CDS encoding MFS transporter, whose amino-acid sequence MKKKEQISVLILSTLAMIVSFTVWSVFSPIANTLQEHYQLSEAQKSSLIVAPIILGSLMRIPVGIIADKYGARKVYTITMLFTIFPMIAAGFANSFSSLLFWGFFIGMAGTTFTIAVTYVTKWFPPEKQGFVLGIIGIGNLGTAIASLSLPSIVNNFGLQWAFWGLAVVLMIMTMIFWFGTRELSKSKKGITLKESLSVTRYRSTWLLSLYYFLTFGGFVAFGFYLPTLLQESFHLSAVDSGLNVAGFVMVATFIRPLGGYIADKYGANQVLVFLFSGITLFATLMAVFISHFQLFSICLVIMAILLGLGNGAVFKLVPAVSPTNTGAVTGIISAVGGIGGFFPPLVMGVVNGVTGSYSLGFVFLALFALSCLLINFSSMFVLSQRNRKFLRKSN is encoded by the coding sequence ATGAAAAAGAAAGAACAGATTTCCGTTTTGATTTTATCAACACTGGCAATGATTGTATCATTTACTGTTTGGTCTGTGTTTTCACCTATTGCAAATACTCTTCAAGAACATTACCAATTAAGTGAAGCTCAAAAAAGTTCTCTTATTGTAGCGCCGATTATTTTAGGCTCTCTCATGCGTATTCCAGTTGGTATTATCGCAGATAAATACGGAGCTAGAAAAGTTTATACAATAACGATGTTGTTTACCATTTTTCCAATGATTGCAGCTGGATTTGCAAACTCCTTTAGCTCTTTATTATTTTGGGGCTTCTTTATCGGGATGGCGGGTACCACGTTTACAATAGCTGTGACCTATGTGACAAAATGGTTTCCGCCAGAGAAGCAAGGTTTTGTACTAGGGATAATTGGAATTGGTAATTTAGGAACAGCGATTGCATCTCTCAGTCTACCGAGTATTGTTAATAACTTTGGGTTACAATGGGCTTTTTGGGGCTTGGCTGTCGTTCTTATGATTATGACAATGATTTTTTGGTTTGGTACAAGAGAGTTATCGAAGTCAAAGAAAGGAATTACATTAAAGGAATCGCTATCCGTGACACGGTACCGTTCAACATGGTTACTTTCGCTTTATTATTTTCTGACGTTTGGAGGATTTGTTGCTTTTGGCTTCTACTTGCCAACGTTATTACAGGAGTCATTTCATCTTAGTGCAGTTGATTCAGGTTTGAATGTAGCAGGCTTTGTGATGGTTGCAACGTTTATTCGTCCGTTAGGTGGGTATATCGCTGATAAGTACGGTGCCAATCAAGTACTCGTCTTTTTGTTTAGCGGTATAACCTTGTTTGCCACATTAATGGCTGTTTTTATAAGTCATTTTCAACTATTTAGCATCTGCTTAGTAATTATGGCAATCCTTTTAGGATTAGGAAATGGAGCTGTTTTCAAACTAGTTCCAGCGGTTTCACCAACAAATACAGGTGCAGTTACGGGAATTATTAGTGCTGTTGGTGGAATTGGTGGCTTTTTTCCACCACTTGTTATGGGAGTTGTCAACGGAGTAACGGGAAGCTATAGTCTAGGGTTTGTTTTCTTAGCTTTGTTTGCTTTAAGTTGTCTACTTATTAATTTCTCATCAATGTTTGTCTTAAGTCAAAGGAATAGAAAGTTTTTAAGGAAGAGTAATTAA
- a CDS encoding alpha/beta fold hydrolase, which produces MTKVEFIKIETNGVRIHMAVSGPTKGPLIILLHGFPEFWYGFRKQIEPLVKAGYRVVVPDQRGYNFSEKPEKIENYTLDQLARDVIGIIQFFKREKACIIGHDWGGLVAWHLASYHGQYVDKLIVINSPHPLVMMKCYVPIQWVRSLYILFFQMPNVPEQLLKARKYALLANVLKRTSKEGTFSHDELENYKESWSNSRAISSMINWYRALRKDLRLISESPKVQVPVQILWGQKDVFLAKGLAKRSLQYCTDGSLVLISATHWVQHEQPLIVNQLILEFLKS; this is translated from the coding sequence ATGACTAAAGTAGAATTTATAAAAATTGAGACTAATGGTGTCAGAATACATATGGCTGTCAGTGGTCCTACAAAAGGTCCTCTTATCATTTTATTACATGGTTTTCCTGAGTTTTGGTATGGTTTTAGGAAGCAAATTGAGCCTTTAGTAAAAGCTGGGTACCGAGTTGTCGTACCAGATCAACGAGGCTACAATTTCAGTGAGAAGCCAGAAAAAATAGAGAACTACACATTAGATCAATTAGCGAGAGATGTTATTGGTATTATTCAATTTTTCAAGCGAGAAAAGGCGTGCATTATCGGGCATGATTGGGGTGGACTAGTTGCTTGGCATCTGGCTTCTTATCATGGGCAGTATGTAGATAAATTAATAGTTATTAATTCGCCTCACCCACTCGTTATGATGAAATGTTATGTTCCAATTCAATGGGTAAGAAGTTTGTACATACTCTTTTTTCAAATGCCCAATGTTCCTGAACAATTACTCAAAGCAAGGAAGTATGCTTTATTAGCAAATGTCTTAAAACGTACAAGTAAAGAAGGAACGTTCAGTCATGATGAGTTGGAGAATTACAAGGAATCCTGGTCAAACTCTAGGGCGATATCCTCCATGATTAATTGGTATAGGGCATTAAGAAAGGACCTTCGTCTTATTTCGGAGAGCCCTAAGGTACAAGTACCTGTACAAATACTTTGGGGACAAAAGGACGTGTTTTTAGCAAAAGGGCTAGCAAAGAGAAGTCTTCAATATTGTACAGATGGAAGTCTTGTTTTGATTTCAGCTACTCATTGGGTACAGCATGAACAACCATTAATAGTCAATCAGTTGATCTTGGAATTTTTGAAATCTTAA
- a CDS encoding endonuclease/exonuclease/phosphatase family protein yields MKLLTLNCHSWQEDNQIEKIKWIAEAIKENSYDVIALQEVSQLITGEVVNGSLKKDNYVFVLLDELRKLGVTNYNFFWDFAHIGFEVYEEGLAILTKHKIEKKHSFFVSQSNDNNNWKTRKIVGATIQYKGRSVSLYSCHLGWWHDEEEPFKKQMDSLSTNLNQDEIVFLMGDFNNAAHLKDEGYEYVLKNGFYDTFALAQQKDEGITVEGKIAGWEKNKQNLRIDYIFSNKQLAVHTSKVIFNGKNKPIVSDHFGLEVKVSL; encoded by the coding sequence ATGAAGTTATTAACGTTGAACTGCCATTCATGGCAAGAGGATAATCAAATAGAGAAAATAAAATGGATAGCGGAAGCCATTAAAGAAAACTCTTATGATGTGATTGCCTTGCAAGAAGTAAGTCAGTTGATTACTGGAGAAGTGGTAAACGGTTCACTAAAAAAGGATAATTATGTTTTCGTTCTCTTAGACGAGCTCAGGAAGCTAGGGGTAACCAATTACAACTTTTTCTGGGACTTTGCTCATATTGGATTTGAAGTGTATGAGGAAGGTCTTGCCATTTTAACAAAGCATAAAATCGAGAAGAAGCATTCCTTTTTTGTCAGCCAGTCAAATGACAATAATAATTGGAAAACGAGAAAAATTGTAGGTGCTACCATTCAGTATAAAGGCCGTTCTGTCTCTCTTTATTCTTGTCATTTAGGTTGGTGGCATGATGAAGAAGAGCCTTTTAAGAAACAAATGGATTCTTTATCGACTAATTTAAATCAAGATGAGATCGTTTTTCTTATGGGGGATTTCAATAATGCTGCACATCTTAAAGATGAAGGTTATGAGTATGTATTGAAAAATGGCTTTTACGATACGTTTGCATTAGCACAACAGAAAGATGAAGGAATTACGGTTGAAGGAAAGATTGCGGGTTGGGAGAAAAATAAACAAAACTTGCGCATCGATTATATCTTTAGCAACAAACAACTAGCAGTTCACACATCAAAAGTGATCTTCAATGGGAAGAACAAGCCTATAGTTTCAGATCATTTTGGACTTGAAGTAAAAGTGAGTTTATAA
- a CDS encoding PTS transporter subunit IIBC, with translation MKITSFDFWQKFGKALLVVVAVMPAAGLMISIGKLIGMVDVDLAFVQTVAVVVEEIGWALIGNLHVLFAVAIGGSWAKERAGGAFAALIAFILINRITGALFGVNNAMLGDADATVTSFFGSELIVQDYFTGILGAPALNMGVFIGIISGFLGAAIFNKYYNYSKLPQSLSFFNGKRFVPFVVIVWSIVVAIVLSFVWPLIQGYLNDFGRWIATSRDTAPVIAPFIFGTLERLLLPFGLHHMLTVPMNYTELGGTYTILTGGNVGQIVAGQDPLWLAWIADLNNLRAAGDMAAYSALLAEVTPARFKVGQMILSCAALIGIALAMYRNVDPEKRTKYKSMFFSAGLAVFLTGVTEPIEFMFMFVAPVLYVTYAIMTGLAFAVVDLIDIRVHAFGVLELLTRTPMIIRAGLWLDLVNFIVACVVFFGLNFFVANFMIKKFKFATPGRLGNYIEEEENAQTEKSTGTNKEETLASTVIELLGGQDNIEDVDACMTRLRVTVKDIKNVADEKEWKKNGALGLILKDKGVQAIYGPKADVLKSDIQDRLGA, from the coding sequence ATGAAGATCACATCCTTTGATTTTTGGCAAAAGTTCGGAAAGGCTTTGCTAGTTGTAGTTGCAGTGATGCCTGCGGCAGGTTTGATGATATCAATCGGTAAATTAATCGGTATGGTAGATGTCGATTTGGCATTTGTGCAAACGGTTGCTGTGGTTGTTGAGGAAATTGGTTGGGCGCTTATTGGAAACCTTCATGTGTTGTTTGCAGTTGCAATAGGAGGCTCGTGGGCAAAGGAGCGTGCGGGTGGAGCCTTTGCAGCTTTAATTGCATTTATATTAATTAATCGTATTACAGGGGCCTTGTTTGGTGTCAATAATGCAATGTTAGGTGACGCTGATGCAACGGTTACATCATTTTTTGGAAGCGAATTAATTGTTCAAGATTACTTTACGGGAATTCTAGGGGCACCTGCGTTAAATATGGGAGTGTTTATCGGAATCATTTCCGGTTTCCTAGGAGCAGCTATCTTTAATAAGTACTATAATTATAGTAAATTACCTCAATCTCTTTCGTTCTTTAATGGAAAACGATTTGTTCCATTTGTCGTGATTGTTTGGTCGATTGTAGTAGCCATTGTTTTATCTTTTGTATGGCCACTTATTCAAGGGTATTTAAATGATTTCGGACGTTGGATTGCGACTTCAAGAGATACAGCACCAGTTATAGCTCCGTTTATATTTGGAACATTAGAACGTTTGTTATTACCTTTTGGATTGCATCATATGTTAACGGTACCAATGAATTATACAGAACTTGGCGGGACATATACAATTTTAACAGGTGGAAATGTTGGGCAAATTGTAGCTGGTCAAGATCCTCTATGGCTAGCTTGGATTGCAGACTTAAATAACCTTCGTGCGGCCGGAGATATGGCTGCTTATAGTGCATTATTAGCTGAAGTGACACCTGCTCGTTTTAAAGTAGGACAAATGATTCTTTCTTGCGCAGCTTTAATTGGAATCGCTTTAGCAATGTATCGCAATGTAGATCCAGAAAAACGTACAAAATATAAGTCTATGTTTTTCTCTGCAGGATTAGCCGTTTTCTTAACCGGAGTGACAGAGCCGATTGAATTTATGTTCATGTTCGTGGCACCTGTGCTTTATGTAACTTATGCAATTATGACAGGACTTGCATTTGCTGTTGTCGACCTTATAGATATTCGAGTTCATGCTTTTGGTGTGCTGGAATTATTAACACGGACGCCGATGATTATTAGAGCGGGATTATGGTTAGACTTAGTCAACTTTATTGTAGCTTGTGTGGTATTCTTTGGTTTAAATTTCTTCGTAGCAAACTTTATGATTAAAAAATTCAAGTTTGCAACACCTGGACGTTTAGGAAATTATATTGAAGAAGAAGAAAATGCACAAACAGAAAAGAGTACGGGAACCAATAAGGAAGAAACATTAGCTAGCACGGTTATCGAATTACTTGGTGGGCAGGATAATATTGAGGATGTTGATGCTTGTATGACTCGTCTTCGTGTAACGGTAAAAGATATCAAAAACGTTGCTGATGAAAAAGAGTGGAAGAAAAATGGAGCTTTAGGATTAATTCTAAAGGATAAAGGCGTACAAGCAATATATGGTCCAAAGGCAGACGTGTTAAAGTCTGACATTCAAGATCGTTTAGGAGCATAA